One Osmerus eperlanus chromosome 23, fOsmEpe2.1, whole genome shotgun sequence DNA segment encodes these proteins:
- the dnajc3b gene encoding dnaJ homolog subfamily C member 3b isoform X2: protein MNMESGRRKGLSSILSSLSLLCVILDLQLDGVLGATHVEIEQHLEMGRKLLAAGQLAEALSHYHSAVEGDSKNYLTYYKRAAVFLAMGKSKSALPDLTRAIQLKPDFLAARLQRGNILLKQGNTQEAKEDFQAVRSPDQEEAQDQLLRANELEELREEAHAAHHRGDYSTTISVLDRVIELSSWDPDMRELRAECYIRLGEPRKAIQDLTPTARLRNDNRAAFLKLSTLHYSLGEHHESLNHVRECLKLDQDDKECFSHYKLVKKLSKQLDVAEELIHEQRYQDAIDKYESVRRTEPNVPFYTNLAKERICYCLVKNKMAREAIDVCSEAHQRDPRNVNILRDRAEAFIMNQDYEKAVEDYQEAREFDGDNNEIREGLERAQKLLKLSRKRDYYKILGVNRNANKQEVIKAYRKLAQQWHPDNFQSESDKKEAEKKFIDIASAKEVLTDPEMRQKFDAGEDPLDPESQQGGGGGGQGGQGWPFHFNPFESGGNYHFKFQYN from the exons ATGAATATGGAATCCGGCCGGCGGAAAGGTCTCAGCAGTATCCTGTCTTCCTTGTCGCTTCTCTGTGTTATTCTGGACCTCCAGTTGGATG GTGTCTTGGGAGCCACTCATGTAGAGATTGAGCAGCACTTGGAGATGGGCCGTAAGCTGTTGGCAGCTGGTCAACTGGCGGAGGCTCTATCCCACTACCACTCTGCCGTGG AGGGGGACTCCAAGAACTACCTAACTTATTACAAGAGGGCAGCTGTGTTCCTGGCCATGGGGAAGTCCAAGTCTGCCCTGCCAGACCTGACCAGGGCCATCCAGCTCAAACCAGACTTCCTGGCT GCCAGACTACAGAGGGGGAATATCCTCCTGAAACAGGGAAACACCCAAGAGGCTAAGGAGGACTTCCAGGCAGTT CGCTCCCCTGACCAGGAGGAGGCGCAGGACCAGCTCCTGAGAGCCAacgagctggaggagctgagggaggaggcGCACGCTGCACACCACAGAGGAGACTACAGCACCACCATCAGTGTGCTGGACAGAGTCATCGAG CTGTCCTCATGGGACCCTGACATGAGGGAGCTCCGAGCGGAATGCTACATCCGGCTTGGAGAACCTCGGAAGGCCATCCAGGACCTCACGCCCACGGCACGGTTACGGAATGACAACCGCGCCGCCTTCTTGAAGCTTAGCACGCTCCACTACAGCCTCGGGGAGCACCACGAGTCACTCAA CCATGTACGGGAGTGTCTGAAGCTGGACCAGGACGATAAGGAGTGCTTCTCTCACTACAAACTGGTGAAGAAGCTGAGCAAGCAGCTGGACGTTGCTGAAGAGCTCATCCATGAGCAAAG gtaTCAAGACGCGATTGACAAGTATGAGTCAGTGAGGAGGACTGAGCCTAATGTACCCTTCTACACAAACTTGGCCAAGGAGAGAATCTGCTACTGCCTTGTCAAG AACAAGATGGCACGTGAGGCGATAGATGTGTGCTCCGAAGCCCACCAGAGAGACCCCCGCAACGTCAACATTCTCAGAGACCGGGCCGAGGCCTTCATCATGAACCAGGACTATGAGAAAG CGGTAGAGGACTACCAGGAGGCGAGGGAGTTTGATGGAGACAACAATGAGATCAGGGAAGGTCTGGAGCGGGCCCAGAAACTCCTCAAACTCTCACGGAAGAGAGACTACTATAAGATTCTGGGCGTCAATAG GAATGCCAACAAACAGGAAGTCATCAAGGCGTACAGGAAGCTGGCCCAACAATGGCACCCTGACAACTTCCAGTCAGAATCCGacaagaaagaggcagagaagaaGTTTATCGACATTGCCTCGGCCAAAGAGGTCCTCACCGACCCAG AAATGCGCCAGAAGTTCGATGCGGGCGAGGACCCCTTGGATCCCGAGAGCCAgcaggggggaggcggggggggccaggggggccagggctgGCCCTTCCACTTTAACCCCTTTGAGTCTGGTGGCAACTACCACTTCAAATTCCAGTACAACTAG
- the naa38 gene encoding N-alpha-acetyltransferase 38, NatC auxiliary subunit isoform X1, with the protein MATMIEENGPAMQQPGGLLSSSSRARQKLESLLNKNMKIRMTDGRTLVGLFLCTDRDCNVILGSAQEFLKSTDSFSQGEPRVLGLAMIPGHHVVSIEVESDSLIDTQGLGPSH; encoded by the exons ATGGCAACGATGATTGAAGAAAATGGTCCAGCAATGCAA CAGCCGGGTGGCCTGCTTTCGTCCTCATCTCGGGCAAGACAGAAGCTGGAGAGTTTGCTAAATAAGAACATGAAGATCAGGATGACAGACGGCCGGACGCTGGTGGGACTGTTCCTGTGCACCGACAGGGACTGCAACGTCATCCTGGGGTCTGCGCAGGAGTTCCTCAAATCTACAG ACTCTTTTTCCCAGGGGGAACCTAGAGTCTTAGGCTTGGCCATGATCCCTGGTCACCATGTGGTCTCCATTGAGGTGGAGTCAGACAGTTTGATCGACACCCAGGGACTGGGGCCTAGCCACTGA
- the cldn15a gene encoding claudin-15a, with protein sequence MDPIVEVVALLLGFLGWVMVGICLTNRYWKVSTVDGNVITTSTIYENLWMSCATDSTGVHNCREFPSLLALNGYVQASRALMIAAIVCGTIGLLAAMIGIQCCKAAEANEVLKGRIAGIGGVFFLLQGLCTMVSVSWYAFNITQDFFDPFYPGTKYEIGEGLYIGWCSAVLAIAGGACLTCSCKMSTEEKHSYQPRGTMYSGPAPTRSQAASTYGRNAYV encoded by the exons ATGGATCCTATTGTGGAAGTCGTAGCTCTGCTTCTGGGTTTTTTAGGGTGGGTGATGGTTGGGATATGTTTAACCAACCGTTATTGGAAGGTCTCCACCGTTGATGGGAACGTcatcactacctccaccatctACGAGAACTTATGGATGTCCTGTGCCACAGACTCCACAGGAGTCCACAACTGTCGCGAGTTCCCGTCTCTGCTTGCCTTGAATG GTTATGTCCAGGCATCTCGAGCCCTGATGATAGCTGCAATTGTCTGTGGGACAATTGGCCTTCTGGCGGCCATGATAGGAATCCAGTGCTGTAAGGCTGCAGAAGCAAACGAGGTTCTCAAGGGAAGAATTGCTGGTATTGGGGGTGTATTCTTCCTACTTCAAG GCCTTTGCACGATGGTTTCCGTGTCATGGTACGCCTTCAACATCACCCAGGACTTCTTTGATCCATTCTATCCTGGGACAAA GTATGAGATAGGAGAAGGCCTATACATTGGATGGTGCTCTGCAGTGCTTGCCATAGCTGGAGGAGCGTGTCTCACATGCTCCTGCAAAATGTCCACAGAAGAGAAACa CTCCTACCAGCCCAGAGGCACTATGTATTCTGGGCCTGCGCCAACACGGAGTCAAGCTGCCAGCACCTATGGCAGAAATGCATATGTGTGA
- the LOC134009874 gene encoding cytochrome b5 domain-containing protein 1 codes for MRRPKYFTPNEVSLHNTPADLWVSYLGKVYNLTPLLNELKGDMLLKPIIECAGKDISHWFDPKTKDILTHIDPLSGCVRYYTPRGRFVHVPPPCPRTDWANDFGRPWWRDTRYEVGLLSVKTRWIRIINTQTSQEQGLEVCSEETLNEILQRYLRYNMHAASYTWKHNGVNLDMSKTLSENDIVDEDEEFYSGRMDRDHFSQSICLYFNDDLTEL; via the exons ATGCGAAGACCAAAATACTTCACCCCAAATGAGGTGTCACTTCACAACACTCCAGCCGACTTGTGGGTCTCATACCTGGGCAAAGTGTACAATTTGACACCGTTGCTGAATGAGTTAAAAG GTGATATGCTTTTaaagcctatcattgagtgtgcAGGAAAGGACATCAGCCATTGGTTTGACCCCAAAACAAAAGAT ATCCTTACCCATATCGACccactgtctggctgtgtgaggtACTACACCCCTAGGGGGCGCTTTGTGCATGTGCCGCCTCCATGCCCTCGCACTGACTGGGCCAATGACTTTGGCCGACCATGGTGGAGGGATACGCGCTATGAAGTGGGACTGCTTTCTGTCAAGACCAGATGGATACGCATCATCAACACCCAGACTTCTCAAGAACAAGGACTGGAG GTGTGTTCTGAGGAAACCTTGAATGAGATTCTTCAGCGCTATCTCCGCTACAACATGCATGCAGCCAGCTACACGTGGAAACACAACGGTGTCAATCTGGACATGAGCAAGACCCTGAGTGAGAACGACATCGTCGACGAGGATGAGGAGTTCTACAGTGGTCGCATGGACCGTGACCACTTCTCCCAGTCGATCTGTCTCTACTTCAACGATGACCTCACCGAACTTTGA
- the naa38 gene encoding N-alpha-acetyltransferase 38, NatC auxiliary subunit isoform X2, with the protein MATMIEENGPAMQPGGLLSSSSRARQKLESLLNKNMKIRMTDGRTLVGLFLCTDRDCNVILGSAQEFLKSTDSFSQGEPRVLGLAMIPGHHVVSIEVESDSLIDTQGLGPSH; encoded by the exons ATGGCAACGATGATTGAAGAAAATGGTCCAGCAATGCAA CCGGGTGGCCTGCTTTCGTCCTCATCTCGGGCAAGACAGAAGCTGGAGAGTTTGCTAAATAAGAACATGAAGATCAGGATGACAGACGGCCGGACGCTGGTGGGACTGTTCCTGTGCACCGACAGGGACTGCAACGTCATCCTGGGGTCTGCGCAGGAGTTCCTCAAATCTACAG ACTCTTTTTCCCAGGGGGAACCTAGAGTCTTAGGCTTGGCCATGATCCCTGGTCACCATGTGGTCTCCATTGAGGTGGAGTCAGACAGTTTGATCGACACCCAGGGACTGGGGCCTAGCCACTGA
- the dnajc3b gene encoding dnaJ homolog subfamily C member 3b isoform X1 yields the protein MNMESGRRKGLSSILSSLSLLCVILDLQLDGVLGATHVEIEQHLEMGRKLLAAGQLAEALSHYHSAVEGDSKNYLTYYKRAAVFLAMGKSKSALPDLTRAIQLKPDFLAARLQRGNILLKQGNTQEAKEDFQAVLQRSPDQEEAQDQLLRANELEELREEAHAAHHRGDYSTTISVLDRVIELSSWDPDMRELRAECYIRLGEPRKAIQDLTPTARLRNDNRAAFLKLSTLHYSLGEHHESLNHVRECLKLDQDDKECFSHYKLVKKLSKQLDVAEELIHEQRYQDAIDKYESVRRTEPNVPFYTNLAKERICYCLVKNKMAREAIDVCSEAHQRDPRNVNILRDRAEAFIMNQDYEKAVEDYQEAREFDGDNNEIREGLERAQKLLKLSRKRDYYKILGVNRNANKQEVIKAYRKLAQQWHPDNFQSESDKKEAEKKFIDIASAKEVLTDPEMRQKFDAGEDPLDPESQQGGGGGGQGGQGWPFHFNPFESGGNYHFKFQYN from the exons ATGAATATGGAATCCGGCCGGCGGAAAGGTCTCAGCAGTATCCTGTCTTCCTTGTCGCTTCTCTGTGTTATTCTGGACCTCCAGTTGGATG GTGTCTTGGGAGCCACTCATGTAGAGATTGAGCAGCACTTGGAGATGGGCCGTAAGCTGTTGGCAGCTGGTCAACTGGCGGAGGCTCTATCCCACTACCACTCTGCCGTGG AGGGGGACTCCAAGAACTACCTAACTTATTACAAGAGGGCAGCTGTGTTCCTGGCCATGGGGAAGTCCAAGTCTGCCCTGCCAGACCTGACCAGGGCCATCCAGCTCAAACCAGACTTCCTGGCT GCCAGACTACAGAGGGGGAATATCCTCCTGAAACAGGGAAACACCCAAGAGGCTAAGGAGGACTTCCAGGCAGTT CTGCAGCGCTCCCCTGACCAGGAGGAGGCGCAGGACCAGCTCCTGAGAGCCAacgagctggaggagctgagggaggaggcGCACGCTGCACACCACAGAGGAGACTACAGCACCACCATCAGTGTGCTGGACAGAGTCATCGAG CTGTCCTCATGGGACCCTGACATGAGGGAGCTCCGAGCGGAATGCTACATCCGGCTTGGAGAACCTCGGAAGGCCATCCAGGACCTCACGCCCACGGCACGGTTACGGAATGACAACCGCGCCGCCTTCTTGAAGCTTAGCACGCTCCACTACAGCCTCGGGGAGCACCACGAGTCACTCAA CCATGTACGGGAGTGTCTGAAGCTGGACCAGGACGATAAGGAGTGCTTCTCTCACTACAAACTGGTGAAGAAGCTGAGCAAGCAGCTGGACGTTGCTGAAGAGCTCATCCATGAGCAAAG gtaTCAAGACGCGATTGACAAGTATGAGTCAGTGAGGAGGACTGAGCCTAATGTACCCTTCTACACAAACTTGGCCAAGGAGAGAATCTGCTACTGCCTTGTCAAG AACAAGATGGCACGTGAGGCGATAGATGTGTGCTCCGAAGCCCACCAGAGAGACCCCCGCAACGTCAACATTCTCAGAGACCGGGCCGAGGCCTTCATCATGAACCAGGACTATGAGAAAG CGGTAGAGGACTACCAGGAGGCGAGGGAGTTTGATGGAGACAACAATGAGATCAGGGAAGGTCTGGAGCGGGCCCAGAAACTCCTCAAACTCTCACGGAAGAGAGACTACTATAAGATTCTGGGCGTCAATAG GAATGCCAACAAACAGGAAGTCATCAAGGCGTACAGGAAGCTGGCCCAACAATGGCACCCTGACAACTTCCAGTCAGAATCCGacaagaaagaggcagagaagaaGTTTATCGACATTGCCTCGGCCAAAGAGGTCCTCACCGACCCAG AAATGCGCCAGAAGTTCGATGCGGGCGAGGACCCCTTGGATCCCGAGAGCCAgcaggggggaggcggggggggccaggggggccagggctgGCCCTTCCACTTTAACCCCTTTGAGTCTGGTGGCAACTACCACTTCAAATTCCAGTACAACTAG